In Bombus huntii isolate Logan2020A chromosome 9, iyBomHunt1.1, whole genome shotgun sequence, a single window of DNA contains:
- the LOC126869644 gene encoding importin-7, giving the protein MDVRKVTELLRATIDPEQQKQAEEQLNQIHKIIGFAPTLLQVLMTAEEMSVRQAGVIYLKNLIATNWADREDENGSVKFTIHEQDRAMIRDAIVDALVHAPELIRVQLGVCVSNIVKHDFPGRWTQIVDKITIYLQNSDASCWPGVLLALHQLVKNFEYKKAEERGPLNEAMNLLFPMIYQLILRLLPDPSEQSVLLQKQILKIFFTLTQYTLPLDLISKEVFSQWMDVVRQVADRPVPPETNNPDLDDDERAELPWWKCKKWALHILRRMFERYGSPGNVTHEYKEFSGWYLRTFSGGILEVLLKILDQYRRKIYVSPRVIQQSINYINQGVSHAYSWKFLKPHMFEIIRDVLFPILSYSAADEELWNNNPYEYIRVKFDIFEDFVSPVTAAQTLLYSACKKRKDMLQETIQFCVEVLTSPNADPRQKDGALHMIGSLADVLLKKKVYKEQMDKMLLQYVLPEFSSPHGHMRARACWVLHYFSEIKFKQEQILVEAVRLTTNVLLTDQDLPVKVEAAIALQMLLSAQEKAKKYVKPLIKPITLELLAIVRETENDDLTTVIQKIVYIYPDQLMPIAVEICQHLAATFSQVLETDEGSDEKAITAMGLLNTIESLLSVMENRPDIILRLQPTVLQVVAHIFGESVMEFYEESLSLVYDLTIKTISEDMWKVLEMIYQLFQKDGFEYFTDMMPALHNYITVDTPAFLSNENHILAMFNMCKAVLTGDAGEDPECHAAKLLEVIILQCKDHIDQCIPSFVQLVLERLMREVKTSELRTMCLQVVIAALYYNPALCLDTMARLQGNFRQSTEPIASHFIKQWIHDTDCFLGLHDRKLCVLGLCTLISLGPTKPPAVNECAQQIIPSLILLFDGLKRAYAAKASDAGDEENEEDDSDIDEEVLSSDEDEIDDASQEYLEKLQEKVTRSSTQHGFNVSASIQDGHGDHRSDDDGDDSEYDANEETPLEYYATPLDSDDMNQDEYIIFKGVMQNIERTDTVWYRALTGHLTAEQQKALQEIILLADQRKAAFESKRIEQSGGYAFHSQTVPTSFNFGGTLLSR; this is encoded by the exons ATGGATGTACGAAAAGTGACAGAATTATTACGAGCCACGATCGACCCAGAGCAACAGAAGCAAGCTGAGGAGCAGCTAAATCAG ATTCACAAAATTATTGGTTTTGCACCAACACTACTTCAAGTTTTAATGACTGCAGAGGAAATGTCTGTAAGACAAGCTG GTGTTATATATTTGAAGAATCTAATTGCAACAAATTGGGCTGACAGGGAAGATGAAAATGGGTCAGTCAAGTTTACTATTCATGAACAAGATCGTGCAATGATCCGTGATGCAATTGTTGATGCTCTTGTACATGCACCAGAACTTATtag AGTACAATTGGGTGTTTGTGTTAGTAATATAGTTAAACATGACTTTCCTGGAAGATGGACACAAATAGTGGACAAGATCACAATATATTTACAGAATTCAGATGCTTCTTGCTGGCCAGGTGTTCTCCTTGCACTCCATCAACTTGTCAAAAATTTTGA atataAGAAGGCAGAAGAAAGAGGGCCATTAAATGAAGCAATGAATCTCTTGTTTCCTATGATTTATCAATTGATATTACGACTTTTACCAGATCCTTCAGAACAATCAGTATTGCTGCAAAAgcagatattaaaaatatttttcacccTTACACAG TATACACTTCCTTTAGATTTGATTTCAAAAGAGGTTTTTTCTCAATGGATGGATGTGGTACGACAAGTAGCTGATAGACCTGTTCCACCTGAGACCAACAATCCAGATTTGGATGACGATGAACGAGCTGAATTGCCATGGTGGAAATGTAAGAAGTGGGCTCTTCATATTTTACGCAGAATGTTTGAAAGATATGGAAGTCCAGGAAATGTAACTCATGAGTACAAGGAGTTTTCTGGGTGGTATTTAAGAACTTTCAGTGGAGGGATACTTGAAGTCCTTTTGAAAATTTTGGACCAATATCGAAGAAAGATATATGTATCACCTAGAGTGATTCAACaatcaattaattatattaatcaagG AGTAAGCCACGCATATTCATGGAAGTTTTTGAAACCACACATGTTTGAGATAATTCGTGATGTACTCTTTCCAATACTCTCATATTCTGCAGCAGATGAAGAACTTTGGAATAATAATCCATATGAATATATTAGGGTCAAATTTG ACATTTTTGAAGACTTTGTGTCTCCAGTAACTGCAGCACAGACCTTATTATATTCTGCGTGTAAGAAACGTAAAGATATGCTCCAGGAAACTATACAATTTTGTGTGGAAGTACTAACTAGTCCAAATGCAGACCCTAGACAGAAGGATGGGGCATTGCATATG ATTGGGAGTTTAGcggatgtattattaaagaagaaAGTTTATAAGGAGCAAATGGATAAAATGTTACTACAATATGTTCTTCCAGAATTTAGTAGTCCTCATGGACATATGCGAGCGAGA GCATGCTGGGTATTGCATTATTTCtccgaaataaaatttaagcaAGAACAAATATTAGTTGAGGCTGTTCGATTGACGACGAACGTTCTTCTGACGGACCAAGATCTACCTGTTAAGGTAGAAGCTGCTATTGCTTTGCAAATGCTTCTTTCTGCTCAAGAGAAAgcaaaaaaatatgtaaaaccTCTAATTAAGCCTATAACCCTTGAATTATTAGCTATTGTACGAGAAACAGAAAATGATGATTTAACAACTGTTattcaaaaaattgtttatatatatCCAGACCAACTTATGCCAATCGCAGTTGAGATATGTCAACATCTT GCTGCGACTTTCAGCCAAGTGCTCGAAACAGATGAAGGCAGCGACGAAAAAGCTATTACTGCCATGGGATTATTAAATACAATAGAGTCTTTATTAAGTGTAATGGAAAATCGACCAGATATCATATTACGATTGCAACCAACAGTGCTTCAAGTTGTGGCTCATATCTTTGGAGAAAGTGTCATGG aattctaTGAAGAATCTCTTTCATTAGTTTATGATCTTACGATAAAAACAATATCAGAAGATATGTGGAAAGTTTTAGAAATGATATATCAGTTATTCCAGAAAGATGGCTTTGAATACTTTACTGATATGATGCCTGCTCttcataattatattacaGTTGATACTCCAGCATTCTTATCAAATGAAAATCATATATTGGCTATGTTTAATATGTGCAAAGCT GTATTAACAGGGGATGCTGGAGAAGATCCAGAATGTCATGCTGCAAAATTATTGGAAGTCATAATCTTGCAGTGTAAAGATCATATTGATCAA TGCATACCTTCCTTTGTACAATTAGTACTAGAACGTTTGATGCGTGAAGTTAAAACATCTGAGTTAAGAACAATGTGCTTGCAAGTAGTAATTGCAGCACTTTATTATAACCCAGCACTTTGTCTTGACACAATGGCTAGATTGCAAGGAAATTTTAGACAGTCGACAGAACCAATTGCTTCACACTTTATTAAACAATGGATTCACGATACAGATTGTTTTTTAgg GTTGCATGATAGAAAGCTCTGTGTTCTTGGATTGTGTACTTTAATCAGTTTGGGTCCTACAAAACCACCAGCAGTGAATGAATGCGCCCAGCAAATCATCCCATCTTTGATTCTACTTTTTGATGGACTGAAAAGAGCCTATGCAGCTAAAGCATCTGACGCCGGTGACGAAGAAAATGAGGAGGACGATAGTGATATCGATGAAG AGGTTTTATCATCCGATGAAGACGAAATCGACGATGCTAGTcaagaatatttagaaaagttGCAGGAGAAGGTGACAAGGTCATCTACACAACATGGTTTTAATGTATCAGCTTCAATTCAAGATGGACATGGTGATCACAGATCagatgatgatggtgatgacTCAGAATATGATGCTAATGAGGAAACTCCACTTGAATACTATGCCACACCTTTAGATTCAGATGATATGAATCAAGATGAGTACATTATTTTCAAAGGAGTAATGCAAA atATTGAAAGAACAGATACAGTTTGGTATAGAGCATTGACTGGTCATTTAACTGCAGAACAGCAAAAGGCATTACAggaaattattcttttagcAGATCAGCGTAAAGCAGCCTTTGAAAGTAAAAGAATCGAACAGAGCGGTG GTTACGCCTTTCATTCACAGACTGTACCTACATCGTTCAATTTTGGTGGAACGCTTTTAAGCCGATAG
- the LOC126869651 gene encoding F-box only protein 28 translates to MLQLINLPDIVLETILSNLSYDDISRYRIVCKQFDRICKKLLNRGFNLMEKYHAQCLRAVKSQLPRRESERRSHPLARHCDILTAIETRISMLSMTFIKYVDLNLCCFIPGKVIDEIFRVLRLIRDSKTPPRAHEILQELRDISSMAMEHFDEKILPDLKHSICTSVVSNVGSYELPSGSLMISHHTTSSNSVTLPHNFSSERLNQTFKKIYSRAKKNKLSVLSIKGQISKMKLRMKRQGFQMRLQSLKLQEQAKKIHDQDTQLAEMRKHLEEWEQKMVDLTAELSRAREETQKPDSIETCKRKHIDMINQRETDTLQTKELQAKKRKLIVERISSNDAKDVKFKKFMTDLLAGNAIEAYPSTSH, encoded by the exons ATGTTGCAATTAATAAACCTGCCTGACATTGTTTTAGAGACAATTTTGTCTAACCTTTCGTACGATGATATTTCTCGATATAGAATT GTTTGTAAACAATTTGATCGGATATGTAAAAAGTTATTAAACCGAGGTTTCAATTTGATGGAAAAATATCACGCACAATGTTTGCGTGCAGTAAAAAGTCAATTACCACGAAGAGAATCAGAAAGAAGGAGTCATCCTTTGGCACGTCATTGTGATATATTAACAGCTATCGAAACAAGAATATCTATGTTATCCATgacttttataaaatatgtggATCTTAATTTGTGTTGTTTTATTCCTGGAAAG gtaatcgatgaaatttttcgaGTTCTTCGTTTAATTCGGGATTCCAAAACTCCACCCAGGGCTCATGAAATACTTCAAGAGTTAAGAGATATTAGTAGCATGGCTATGGAACATTTCGATGAAAAGATTTTACCAGATCTAAAACACAGTATTTGTACTTCAGTTGTTAGTAACGTAGGTTCTTATGAATTGCCAAGTGGAAGTTTAATGATTTCTCATCATACTACAAGTTCAAACAGTGTAACACTGCCACACAATTTTAGTTCAGAAAGATTGAATCAGACTTTCAAGAAAATTTATAGTCGTGctaaaaagaataaattatctGTTCTGTCTATAAAAGGTCAAATTAGTAAAATGAAACTTCGAATGAAAAGACAAGGCTTCCAAATGAGATTACAAAGCTTAAAATTACAAGAGCAGGCAAAGAAAATACATGATCAAGATACACAATTAGCTGAAATGAGAAAACATCTTGAAGAGTGGGAACAAAAAATGGTTGATTTAACAGCTGAACTAAGTCGTGCAAGAGAAGAAACACAAAAACCTGATTCTATAGAAACTTGCAAAAGAAAGCATATAGATATGATTAATCAACGAGAAACTGATACATTGCAAACAAAAGAACTGCAAGCAAAGAAACGTAAATTAATTGTAGAAAGAATATCATCTAACGATGCGAAGGAtgtcaaatttaaaaaatttatgacCGATCTTCTTGCAGGTAATGCTATAGAAGCATATCCATCAACTTCACATTAA
- the LOC126869648 gene encoding cilia- and flagella-associated protein 91-like isoform X2 — MAGHNKLTKIEYCNSFKCFYRPVVPFLVSKSQNMNIPVRFNHDILSNIVTNAQEQCYTFSPKLKPFRNIGTQTDYRDSDSQTAPWDPPYKIKSGHYPEALSIAHLSWNHGLQIGIHDLEIINRMRRKRAWEGVLPPMDTPANIKKRSAIINALEIDEWAFRESEIQAIVDYRLELMNEISKSQEYEKEKKIQGRLDRWTNFLSIRRDKEINSIKHKLRRELRKLYKRQQQKSQPFKRDIIKEHDDPSSELYAPQMRYGEHPQRRHEVIEKELLGEGCIENVTEINTLPNWLPTYEELSALKPRSKSADLCIRATRWTKEKLSQLHSDLKANRSSTKTIEAPLLLKRKYKLPSLPSTPYRKSTEDITNKRLHQLSILIQKIIKGRAIQCMMFEGRNRCRELIEELQSSYGLEEHSKKQHQEEKAHTLELQHLQSEKSMQEDRLYEILNSLEGMTISGMLDFLSKELIRLEDERRIHAFALLAERERATREAAEAGRRQLEYNRRREFDEMFRQTMKVNQESVESYLEDIIKEGIEWISDEATKVYISELCDKIDIISKAAQNNATKLSEEEMVANMIYNFVLPEVERTAVRKNIREKQQVYLQNAHAVIYEEIFNLPLVEDKSLLDKESEEKHGKKIESQN; from the exons ATGGCTGGACATAATAAATTAACCAAAATTGAATACTGTAACAgttttaaatgtttttatcGACCAGTTGTACCATTTTTAGTATCAAAATCacaaaatatgaatattcCTGTACGATTCAATCATGATATTTTAAGTAACATAGTAACAAATGCACAAGAACAATGTTATACATTTTCACCTAAATTAAAACCATTTAGAAATATAGGAACCCAAACAGATTATCGGGATAGTGACTCACAAACTGCACCTTGGGATCCAccgtataaaattaaatcag GCCATTATCCTGAAGCATTATCAATAGCACATTTATCTTGGAATCATGGATTACAAATTGGAATTCATGATTTAGAAATCATTAATAGaatgagaagaaaaagagcATGGGAAGGTGTTCTTCCTCCTATGGATACACCAGCAAACATAAAAAAGCGATCAGctataataaatgcattagaAATAGATGAATGGGCATTTAGAGAATca gaAATTCAAGCAATAGTGGATTATAGGCTTGAATTAATGAATGAAATATCTAAATCACAAgaatatgaaaaagaaaaaaagattcaAGGCCGTTTGGATAGATGGacaaattttttatctatACGTAGagataaagaaataaactCTATTAAACACAAGCTTAGAAGAGAATTGAGAAAACTATATAAAAGACAACAACAAAAATCGCAACCTTTTAAACGTGATATCATTAAAGAACATGATGATCCATCTTCTGAATTGTATGCCCCACAAATGCGTTATGGCGAACATCCTCAAAGAAGACATGAAGTAATAGAAAAAGAGTTGTTAGGAGAAGGCTGTATCGAAa aTGTAACTGAAATAAATACATTGCCAAATTGGCTTCCAACATATGAAGAATTAAGTGCATTAAAGCCAAGATCTAAGTCAGCTGATTTATGTATCAGAGCAACAAGATGGACAAAAGAAAAGCTAAGTCAATTACATAGTGACCTGAAAGCAAATAGATCAAGTACTAAGACAATAGAGGCACCACTATTATTGAAACGCAAGTATAAATTGCCATCTCTACCTTCTACACCATATAGAAAAAGCACAGAAGATATAACAAATAAACGTCTGCATCAGTTGTCTATACttattcaaaaaataattaaaggaaGAGCCATTCAATGCATG ATGTTCGAAGGCCGCAATAGATGTAGGGAAttaatcgaagaattacaatCATCTTATGGATTAGAAGAACATAGTAAAAAACAACATCAAGAAGAAAAAGCGCATACGTTAGAATTGCAACATTTACAAAGTGAAAAATCTATGCAAGAAGATCGTTTATATGAAATTCTTAATTCTTTAGAAGGAATGACTATATCGGGAATGCTAGATTTTCTTAGCAAA gaattaatAAGATTAGAGGATGAACGTCGAATACATGCTTTTGCATTATTGGCtgaaagagaaagagcaaCGAGAGAAGCAGCAGAAGCTGGAAGACGTCAATTAGAATATAATCGTCGCAGGGAATTTGACGAAATGTTTAGGCAAACTATGAAAGTTAATCAAGAATCTGTGGAAAGTTATTTAgaagatataataaaagaagGCATTGAATGGATATCTGATGAAGCAactaaagtatatatttcggAATTGTGTGATAAAATAGACATTATATCAAAAGCTGCGCAGAACAA TGCAACAAAATTATCAGAAGAAGAAATGGTTGCTaatatgatttataattttgtattaccTGAAGTGGAAAGAACTGCTGTACGAAAAAATATAAGAGAAAAGCAACAAGTTTATTTGCAGAATGCACATGCTGTAATTTATGAAGAGATATTCAATTTACCACTTGTTGAAGACAAAAGTTTATTAGATAAAGAATCTGAAGAAAAACATGGCAAAAAGATTGAATCACAGaattaa
- the LOC126869648 gene encoding cilia- and flagella-associated protein 91-like isoform X1, whose translation MSVSTYNCFMSDTYRIMAGHNKLTKIEYCNSFKCFYRPVVPFLVSKSQNMNIPVRFNHDILSNIVTNAQEQCYTFSPKLKPFRNIGTQTDYRDSDSQTAPWDPPYKIKSGHYPEALSIAHLSWNHGLQIGIHDLEIINRMRRKRAWEGVLPPMDTPANIKKRSAIINALEIDEWAFRESEIQAIVDYRLELMNEISKSQEYEKEKKIQGRLDRWTNFLSIRRDKEINSIKHKLRRELRKLYKRQQQKSQPFKRDIIKEHDDPSSELYAPQMRYGEHPQRRHEVIEKELLGEGCIENVTEINTLPNWLPTYEELSALKPRSKSADLCIRATRWTKEKLSQLHSDLKANRSSTKTIEAPLLLKRKYKLPSLPSTPYRKSTEDITNKRLHQLSILIQKIIKGRAIQCMMFEGRNRCRELIEELQSSYGLEEHSKKQHQEEKAHTLELQHLQSEKSMQEDRLYEILNSLEGMTISGMLDFLSKELIRLEDERRIHAFALLAERERATREAAEAGRRQLEYNRRREFDEMFRQTMKVNQESVESYLEDIIKEGIEWISDEATKVYISELCDKIDIISKAAQNNATKLSEEEMVANMIYNFVLPEVERTAVRKNIREKQQVYLQNAHAVIYEEIFNLPLVEDKSLLDKESEEKHGKKIESQN comes from the exons ATGAGTGTGAGCACATACAATTGCTTTATGTCTGATACTTATAGGATAATGGCTGGACATAATAAATTAACCAAAATTGAATACTGTAACAgttttaaatgtttttatcGACCAGTTGTACCATTTTTAGTATCAAAATCacaaaatatgaatattcCTGTACGATTCAATCATGATATTTTAAGTAACATAGTAACAAATGCACAAGAACAATGTTATACATTTTCACCTAAATTAAAACCATTTAGAAATATAGGAACCCAAACAGATTATCGGGATAGTGACTCACAAACTGCACCTTGGGATCCAccgtataaaattaaatcag GCCATTATCCTGAAGCATTATCAATAGCACATTTATCTTGGAATCATGGATTACAAATTGGAATTCATGATTTAGAAATCATTAATAGaatgagaagaaaaagagcATGGGAAGGTGTTCTTCCTCCTATGGATACACCAGCAAACATAAAAAAGCGATCAGctataataaatgcattagaAATAGATGAATGGGCATTTAGAGAATca gaAATTCAAGCAATAGTGGATTATAGGCTTGAATTAATGAATGAAATATCTAAATCACAAgaatatgaaaaagaaaaaaagattcaAGGCCGTTTGGATAGATGGacaaattttttatctatACGTAGagataaagaaataaactCTATTAAACACAAGCTTAGAAGAGAATTGAGAAAACTATATAAAAGACAACAACAAAAATCGCAACCTTTTAAACGTGATATCATTAAAGAACATGATGATCCATCTTCTGAATTGTATGCCCCACAAATGCGTTATGGCGAACATCCTCAAAGAAGACATGAAGTAATAGAAAAAGAGTTGTTAGGAGAAGGCTGTATCGAAa aTGTAACTGAAATAAATACATTGCCAAATTGGCTTCCAACATATGAAGAATTAAGTGCATTAAAGCCAAGATCTAAGTCAGCTGATTTATGTATCAGAGCAACAAGATGGACAAAAGAAAAGCTAAGTCAATTACATAGTGACCTGAAAGCAAATAGATCAAGTACTAAGACAATAGAGGCACCACTATTATTGAAACGCAAGTATAAATTGCCATCTCTACCTTCTACACCATATAGAAAAAGCACAGAAGATATAACAAATAAACGTCTGCATCAGTTGTCTATACttattcaaaaaataattaaaggaaGAGCCATTCAATGCATG ATGTTCGAAGGCCGCAATAGATGTAGGGAAttaatcgaagaattacaatCATCTTATGGATTAGAAGAACATAGTAAAAAACAACATCAAGAAGAAAAAGCGCATACGTTAGAATTGCAACATTTACAAAGTGAAAAATCTATGCAAGAAGATCGTTTATATGAAATTCTTAATTCTTTAGAAGGAATGACTATATCGGGAATGCTAGATTTTCTTAGCAAA gaattaatAAGATTAGAGGATGAACGTCGAATACATGCTTTTGCATTATTGGCtgaaagagaaagagcaaCGAGAGAAGCAGCAGAAGCTGGAAGACGTCAATTAGAATATAATCGTCGCAGGGAATTTGACGAAATGTTTAGGCAAACTATGAAAGTTAATCAAGAATCTGTGGAAAGTTATTTAgaagatataataaaagaagGCATTGAATGGATATCTGATGAAGCAactaaagtatatatttcggAATTGTGTGATAAAATAGACATTATATCAAAAGCTGCGCAGAACAA TGCAACAAAATTATCAGAAGAAGAAATGGTTGCTaatatgatttataattttgtattaccTGAAGTGGAAAGAACTGCTGTACGAAAAAATATAAGAGAAAAGCAACAAGTTTATTTGCAGAATGCACATGCTGTAATTTATGAAGAGATATTCAATTTACCACTTGTTGAAGACAAAAGTTTATTAGATAAAGAATCTGAAGAAAAACATGGCAAAAAGATTGAATCACAGaattaa